The Candidatus Anaeroferrophillus wilburensis region CGGGCCACCACTGTGATGTCAATGCCATCGGTGTCAAAAAAAGCTGCTGCAAAATAGGCGCCCATCGCCCCGGCGCCAAGGATGGCAACACGCTTTATCTTTTCCATGGAAATACCTTTCAATGCTTTTATAGATATCGTTGACGGTGGTGGCTGCGGACCTGGATCGCCGGTAGCCTGTGCTTGCAAACCGTTGTTGTCATGCGGCGAGCTTTTTGGCGATCGTCGCCACATGGGCACCCTGAAACCTGGCGGCAGCAAGTTCGTTTTCGCTTGGCCGCCGGCTGCCGTCGGCGCCGGCGATGGTGGAGGCGCCGTAGGGCGAGCCGCCGCTGAGCTGATCGGTCAGCATCTGTCCCTGGAAGGTGTAGGGCAGGCCGACAACCACCATGCCATGGTGGAGCAGGGTGGTGTGAAACGACAGGATGGTCGATTCCTGGCCGCCATGCTGGGTGTTTGTGCTGGTGATCACGCTGCCCACCTTGCCCACCAGGGCGCCCTCCAGCCACAGCTGGCCGGTGGCATCAAGGAACTGTCGCATCTGGCCGCACATGTTGCCGAAGCGGGTCGGTGTACCGAAAATAATTCCGTCGGCGTTGCCAAGCTCTTCAACGGTACACACCGGCACCCCGGCCATCTGCTGCTGGGCCTCGAGGGCATGCATTTTTTCCA contains the following coding sequences:
- the wrbA gene encoding NAD(P)H:quinone oxidoreductase: MNILIAYYSLYGHIHTLAEAAAEGVRSVPGAKVTLRRVPETLPADVLEKMHALEAQQQMAGVPVCTVEELGNADGIIFGTPTRFGNMCGQMRQFLDATGQLWLEGALVGKVGSVITSTNTQHGGQESTILSFHTTLLHHGMVVVGLPYTFQGQMLTDQLSGGSPYGASTIAGADGSRRPSENELAAARFQGAHVATIAKKLAA